In one Pseudoclavibacter sp. Marseille-Q3772 genomic region, the following are encoded:
- a CDS encoding RidA family protein has protein sequence MPTHTRIRTFNTKDTYPEQNLDNDLCQAVVANGVVYLRGQIGQDLETRESVGIGDPVKQTEQAMSNIKLLLEEAGSRLEDIVKVTVYIVDPRYREDVYRTMGKWLKGVFPVSTGIVVQALARPEWLVEIDATAVISDSNSA, from the coding sequence GTGCCAACACACACTCGAATCCGAACGTTCAACACCAAGGACACCTACCCCGAGCAGAACCTCGATAACGACCTCTGCCAAGCCGTCGTCGCAAACGGTGTCGTGTACTTGCGTGGACAGATTGGCCAGGACTTGGAGACCCGCGAGTCGGTAGGAATCGGCGACCCTGTTAAACAGACTGAACAGGCGATGTCGAACATCAAGTTACTTCTTGAAGAGGCCGGGAGCAGGCTTGAAGACATCGTCAAGGTCACGGTGTACATCGTTGACCCTCGGTATCGCGAAGACGTCTACCGGACAATGGGCAAGTGGCTCAAGGGAGTATTCCCGGTTTCAACCGGCATCGTCGTCCAGGCCTTGGCACGCCCCGAGTGGTTGGTCGAGATCGACGCGACCGCAGTAATCAGCGACTCCAACAGCGCATAG
- a CDS encoding DUF1028 domain-containing protein: protein MTFSVLLRDPQTGELGAAVSSSSPAVAARCLNLADGVGAASSQNVTDPRLGHELLAHLKNGQPAGDALSTVLANADSQTLEYRQLVVLDADGNSAVHSGERSLGTYGSRSRPNIVAAGNMLASLEVLEALVSTVEQTSGTVEDRLVAGLRAALAAGGEEGPLHSAGLAVVGDAGWRVTDLRVDWSDDPIGDLADLVQVWMPQKADYITRGIDPTKAPSYGVPGDE from the coding sequence ATGACCTTTTCAGTATTGTTGCGTGACCCACAAACGGGGGAACTTGGTGCTGCTGTTTCTTCTTCATCTCCTGCAGTCGCAGCTCGATGCCTCAACCTAGCCGATGGGGTCGGCGCTGCAAGCTCACAGAATGTCACCGATCCGCGCTTAGGACATGAACTGTTAGCACACCTGAAGAACGGGCAGCCTGCCGGCGACGCGCTCAGCACGGTGCTGGCGAACGCAGATTCACAAACATTGGAATACCGGCAGCTCGTCGTTTTGGATGCTGATGGAAACTCTGCGGTTCATTCAGGTGAACGCTCACTCGGCACTTACGGGAGCCGGTCACGTCCGAACATTGTGGCAGCCGGGAACATGCTCGCCTCGCTGGAAGTCCTCGAGGCGCTCGTTTCGACAGTGGAGCAGACCTCAGGCACGGTTGAAGATCGACTTGTCGCTGGTCTTCGCGCCGCGCTCGCTGCTGGCGGCGAGGAGGGACCGCTCCACTCGGCCGGTCTTGCGGTTGTGGGTGACGCCGGCTGGCGAGTAACTGATCTGCGCGTTGACTGGTCGGATGATCCAATCGGTGACCTTGCTGATTTGGTGCAGGTATGGATGCCTCAGAAGGCTGACTACATTACCCGCGGCATCGATCCCACAAAGGCACCTTCCTACGGCGTACCTGGTGATGAATAG
- a CDS encoding M20 family metallopeptidase, whose translation MSEEDKDRIREQLHAYEPLAIDLARWLHAHPETAWQEHESSAHIAAVLRENGFEVTHPYLELDTAFRAVFEAPGSRFRVGFIAEYDALPGMGHACGHNLIAAMSVGAALAFASVAQALGVSVEVIGTPAEEGGGGKIELLERGAFRNLDFACMAHPAPVDVARSQPFAVAHWHVLYEGTSAHAAAYPDRGVNANDAFAIAQVAIAMLRQQLPPGVRVHGIQTVGGQAPNAIPERTEGRWYVRAQTLDELIALEDRVTKCFEAGALATGATLTITPESKRYADMNTDEEALELYRANATAIGRNFDVDPLAAAMARASTDMGNVSQVIDAIHPYIGVGSTASNHQPEFADACVGELAEQALRDGALALAWTAYDVSLQRTGNPDRLA comes from the coding sequence ATGAGCGAGGAAGACAAAGACCGTATCCGCGAGCAACTGCACGCATATGAACCGCTCGCGATTGATCTCGCGAGGTGGCTACATGCGCATCCCGAAACTGCGTGGCAGGAGCACGAATCCTCAGCACACATTGCGGCGGTGCTGCGTGAGAACGGTTTCGAAGTAACGCACCCCTACCTTGAGCTCGATACCGCATTTCGAGCAGTCTTTGAAGCGCCTGGCTCCAGGTTTCGAGTGGGTTTCATTGCCGAATACGATGCCCTACCGGGGATGGGACACGCTTGCGGTCATAACCTGATTGCTGCCATGTCGGTTGGTGCTGCACTTGCCTTTGCATCCGTAGCTCAAGCACTTGGTGTCAGTGTTGAGGTCATTGGCACTCCCGCGGAAGAAGGCGGTGGCGGCAAGATCGAGTTGCTCGAGCGCGGTGCTTTCCGCAATCTTGATTTCGCTTGTATGGCGCACCCGGCCCCGGTGGATGTAGCGCGGTCCCAGCCATTTGCAGTCGCCCATTGGCACGTGCTGTATGAGGGAACGTCTGCGCATGCCGCCGCATACCCAGATCGGGGTGTGAATGCCAACGATGCCTTCGCCATCGCTCAGGTCGCCATTGCAATGCTGCGTCAACAGCTTCCGCCTGGCGTGCGCGTCCACGGAATTCAGACAGTGGGTGGACAGGCTCCGAACGCCATCCCAGAACGAACCGAAGGGCGCTGGTATGTGCGTGCACAAACGCTCGATGAGCTCATTGCGCTGGAGGATCGCGTAACCAAATGTTTCGAGGCAGGCGCCCTCGCGACGGGCGCCACTCTCACCATCACTCCCGAAAGCAAACGCTACGCGGATATGAACACGGATGAGGAAGCGCTCGAACTCTATCGGGCGAATGCCACCGCAATCGGCCGCAATTTCGATGTCGACCCGCTGGCGGCCGCGATGGCGCGCGCGTCCACAGACATGGGAAACGTCTCGCAAGTGATCGACGCCATCCATCCTTATATCGGTGTTGGCAGCACTGCGAGCAATCACCAACCAGAGTTTGCCGATGCCTGTGTCGGCGAACTCGCTGAGCAAGCACTGCGCGACGGTGCGCTTGCACTTGCTTGGACCGCATACGACGTGTCACTTCAAAGGACAGGAAATCCTGACCGTTTAGCTTAG
- a CDS encoding MFS transporter, with translation MTASTGLQVNKIVNQKNLRLSVFAGSIGVLVHWFDWAVYAYMATTISQVFFPEGDKTAGLLATFAVFAVSFFVRPLGAILFGRLGDRLGRKKTLTVVILAMAISTLILGLLPGYKIIGLAAPLLLIATRVVQGLAAGGEFGSAAAFLGEFSPAKRRGFGVSWLEFGSLLGFLLASLVVWLLGQMFTAEQIVDWAWRIPFLITVPLGVIGLYIRQKIEDTPEFEQLKSLETVSHAPVKEVFQRNSKEFFQTCGMEIFMNVTFYVVLVFLLTYQEVNLGVDPDRAALLSTLASTLGLIVVPIAGIVSDKIGRKPVLMFAAIALTVLSTPMFMLMNIGEDWAVLASTFGLAFMLAIVLGTHAVTVVELFPTRTRQSGLSIAYALTAALFAGTAPYILTWLLDTTGNLIVPGYFLTGVGVVGIITVLSIPETRGRSLIMKQDLETASVTIPEAILKQQRDEA, from the coding sequence ATGACTGCATCAACGGGGCTGCAAGTCAACAAGATCGTCAATCAGAAAAACCTAAGACTGAGCGTGTTCGCCGGATCGATCGGCGTTCTCGTGCACTGGTTTGATTGGGCTGTATACGCCTACATGGCGACCACGATTTCTCAGGTATTCTTTCCTGAGGGTGACAAAACGGCAGGACTATTGGCGACTTTCGCAGTCTTTGCAGTTTCGTTTTTCGTTAGGCCATTGGGAGCCATTCTGTTCGGTCGTCTTGGCGACCGGCTCGGTCGCAAGAAAACGCTCACTGTGGTCATTCTTGCCATGGCAATCTCCACCCTCATCCTTGGATTGCTGCCTGGCTACAAAATCATTGGCCTTGCGGCTCCGCTCCTGTTGATCGCCACTCGAGTCGTGCAAGGTTTGGCCGCTGGCGGCGAATTTGGTAGTGCGGCCGCATTCTTGGGCGAGTTTTCGCCAGCAAAACGGCGCGGATTTGGTGTGAGTTGGCTCGAGTTTGGCTCTCTGCTCGGGTTCCTGTTGGCGTCGTTGGTGGTCTGGTTACTCGGCCAGATGTTCACAGCCGAACAGATCGTTGATTGGGCGTGGCGTATCCCATTCCTAATCACTGTCCCACTCGGCGTAATTGGCTTGTACATTCGCCAGAAGATTGAGGACACTCCCGAGTTCGAACAACTCAAGAGCCTCGAAACAGTCTCACACGCACCGGTAAAAGAAGTATTCCAACGCAACTCCAAGGAGTTTTTCCAGACGTGTGGCATGGAAATCTTCATGAACGTCACGTTCTATGTCGTGCTCGTGTTCCTGCTTACCTATCAGGAAGTAAATCTCGGGGTCGATCCGGATCGTGCGGCGTTACTCTCCACACTCGCATCAACGCTCGGACTCATCGTTGTTCCAATTGCGGGAATCGTGTCCGACAAAATCGGACGTAAACCGGTTCTGATGTTTGCCGCTATCGCTTTGACTGTGCTTTCCACACCCATGTTTATGCTCATGAACATCGGCGAAGATTGGGCGGTTTTGGCCTCAACCTTTGGTCTCGCTTTCATGTTGGCTATCGTCCTAGGAACACACGCGGTCACCGTCGTTGAACTCTTCCCGACGAGAACACGGCAAAGCGGCCTCTCCATCGCCTACGCGCTCACTGCGGCACTATTCGCCGGTACTGCACCCTACATTTTGACTTGGCTCCTAGATACAACCGGAAACCTCATCGTCCCCGGTTATTTCCTGACGGGAGTTGGTGTCGTTGGGATCATCACGGTGCTGTCAATCCCCGAGACTCGCGGCCGGTCACTCATCATGAAACAAGACTTGGAAACTGCATCTGTAACTATTCCTGAAGCAATTCTCAAACAACAGCGCGACGAAGCGTAA
- a CDS encoding Hsp70 family protein has protein sequence MRFGIDFGTTRTLIAAVDRGNYPVVGIDDIGGDPHEHAPTVVALDCDRLVCGWEAIKHAQGRPLLARSFKRLLSLPDTNAQTPVAIGDTSRPLGEVLAAFAQYVADCIRQSTIMADREHEPIEAIIGVPANSHSTQRLLTLDAFQRAGITVLALVNEPSAAAFEYTHRHSRSLNSKRTSIVVYDLGGGTFDASLVRIDGTDHEVVQSLGVSRLGGDDFDEVLADLALAAAGREGDVFGDRARGRLLDEARTAKERLAPQSRRMVLELGDDDVVVPVDEFYSATTPLVARSIEAMRPLIGETEAGTLSRTDIAGIYLVGGASGLPLVPRVLRAEFGRRVHRSPYPAASTAIGLAIAADPNSGYRLRDRLSRGIGVFRERDSGSAVAFDALVSPAQPAGQDGTVTVTRRYRAAHNLGCFRFVEYSALDAAGDTVGDITLLAEILVPFDPELRDGRDLSRVVVRRQDAGPEVVETVHVDTNGITSIEIEIPEHGYSTSVEIAATR, from the coding sequence ATGCGCTTTGGAATCGACTTCGGCACGACCCGCACCCTCATTGCTGCGGTCGACCGTGGCAACTATCCGGTCGTGGGTATCGACGATATTGGCGGCGACCCGCACGAGCACGCGCCCACGGTCGTAGCGCTTGACTGTGATCGGCTGGTGTGCGGATGGGAAGCGATTAAACACGCACAGGGTAGGCCCCTGCTTGCGCGGTCCTTCAAACGGTTACTGTCGTTGCCGGATACGAACGCGCAGACCCCGGTCGCCATTGGGGATACCTCGCGTCCGCTTGGCGAAGTCCTGGCGGCGTTCGCTCAGTACGTTGCTGATTGCATCCGCCAAAGCACGATCATGGCCGACCGCGAGCACGAGCCGATCGAAGCGATCATCGGTGTACCCGCGAACTCCCACAGCACCCAGCGCTTGCTGACCCTTGATGCATTTCAACGCGCCGGAATTACTGTGTTGGCGCTTGTGAACGAGCCGAGCGCTGCCGCCTTTGAATACACGCACCGGCACTCACGTAGCCTGAACTCCAAACGCACCAGCATTGTGGTGTACGACTTGGGCGGCGGCACGTTTGATGCCTCGCTGGTGCGAATTGACGGTACCGATCACGAGGTGGTGCAATCGCTCGGCGTGAGCCGCCTCGGCGGTGATGACTTCGATGAGGTACTCGCCGATCTCGCGCTTGCTGCTGCTGGACGAGAAGGGGATGTCTTCGGTGACCGCGCTCGCGGGCGGCTACTTGATGAGGCCCGAACCGCCAAAGAACGTCTGGCGCCACAGTCACGCCGGATGGTGCTTGAGCTTGGCGATGACGATGTCGTGGTACCCGTCGATGAGTTTTATTCGGCGACGACGCCACTGGTTGCCCGATCGATTGAGGCGATGCGGCCGTTGATCGGGGAGACTGAGGCGGGCACGTTGTCGCGGACCGATATTGCCGGCATCTACCTGGTTGGTGGGGCCAGCGGGTTGCCGTTGGTGCCGCGAGTGCTGCGTGCAGAGTTCGGGCGACGCGTTCACCGCTCACCGTACCCCGCGGCCTCGACGGCGATTGGGTTGGCCATCGCAGCGGATCCAAACTCGGGCTACCGGCTGCGGGATCGGCTCTCGCGGGGGATCGGCGTGTTCCGCGAGCGCGACTCGGGCAGCGCCGTGGCCTTCGATGCGCTCGTGTCGCCAGCGCAGCCGGCTGGGCAGGACGGTACGGTCACGGTGACTCGGCGGTATCGCGCCGCGCACAATCTTGGGTGTTTCCGGTTCGTTGAGTATTCGGCGCTGGATGCGGCTGGTGACACGGTTGGAGACATCACGTTGCTGGCGGAGATCTTGGTGCCGTTTGACCCGGAGTTGCGTGACGGCCGTGACCTGAGTCGGGTTGTTGTCCGGCGGCAGGATGCGGGTCCAGAGGTGGTCGAGACCGTTCACGTGGATACGAATGGCATCACCAGCATCGAGATCGAGATCCCCGAACATGGGTACTCAACCAGTGTTGAAATTGCTGCCACCAGGTGA
- a CDS encoding TetR/AcrR family transcriptional regulator, protein MADSYHHGDLRAVMLDKTAQEIARTGVNAVSFRAIAAAIGVSHTAPRHHFGSREGLFNALATQGFELLADSLSATRREQPGNFLAIGLAYVQFCADHPGHLPVMFDQDLVVVDDPALREARKRAFDQIGAGLEEFNDPKAKQDMAAATVAGWSLMHGLVVLHSSGAFDHSEVLDVLGTPPLLELAERAGRMLYSSPPLP, encoded by the coding sequence ATGGCTGATTCCTACCACCACGGCGACCTTCGAGCCGTCATGCTCGACAAGACGGCGCAAGAAATCGCTCGCACGGGCGTGAATGCGGTGTCGTTCCGCGCGATCGCAGCAGCGATTGGCGTATCTCACACCGCGCCCCGCCACCATTTCGGGTCGCGCGAGGGCTTGTTTAATGCGCTCGCCACGCAGGGGTTCGAACTGTTGGCCGATTCGCTCAGCGCCACGCGGCGCGAGCAGCCCGGCAACTTTCTCGCAATCGGGCTCGCTTACGTGCAGTTTTGTGCCGACCATCCCGGGCACCTGCCGGTCATGTTCGATCAAGACCTTGTCGTCGTTGATGATCCGGCATTGCGCGAAGCGAGAAAACGCGCCTTCGATCAAATCGGCGCTGGCCTCGAGGAGTTCAACGACCCGAAGGCGAAGCAGGATATGGCCGCGGCAACTGTCGCGGGATGGTCCTTAATGCACGGCCTCGTCGTGCTCCACAGCAGCGGTGCCTTCGACCACAGCGAAGTGCTCGACGTGCTCGGCACACCACCGCTGCTCGAGCTCGCGGAACGCGCAGGGCGAATGCTGTATAGCTCGCCGCCATTGCCGTAA
- the lepA gene encoding translation elongation factor 4: MPNQPKILQPLATPAERIRNFCIIAHIDHGKSTLADRMLQLTGSVEDRVMRAQYLDKMELERERGITIKSQAVRMPWHISGDDYILNMIDTPGHVDFSYEVSRSLAACEGAVLLVDAAQGIEAQTLANLYLAIENDLEIIPVLNKIDLPAADPDRYAAEIAGLIGGDPDDVLRVSGKTGEGVDALLDRIVDRIPAPTGDREAPARAMIFDSVYDTYRGVVTYVRVIDGEIRAGEKIQMISTGANHELLELGVAAPEPQKATGLAVGEVGYLITGVKDVRQSKVGDTVTTAKNPATEALPGYVEPKPMVFSGLYPIEAGDYTELREALDKLKLEDAALNYEPETSVALGFGFRVGFLGLLHLEIITERLSREFDLDIITTAPSVTYDVITEDGVKHHVTNPSEFPEGKINEVREPVVRASILVPKEYIGKVMELCESRRGSLVSMEYLSEERVELRYTLPLGEIVFDFFDQLKSRTQGYASLDYEPIGDQADDLVKVDILLQGEKVDAFSAIVHRDAAYSYGTMMAERLRKLIPRQQFEVPVQAAIGARIIARETIRAIRKDVLAKCYGGDISRKRKLLEKQKEGKKRMKMVGRVEVPQKAFIAALSGDVEEKQK; encoded by the coding sequence ATGCCGAATCAGCCTAAAATCTTGCAGCCGCTGGCGACACCCGCCGAGCGCATCCGCAATTTCTGCATCATTGCGCATATCGACCACGGAAAATCCACCCTGGCCGACCGCATGCTGCAACTCACCGGTTCGGTCGAAGACCGGGTCATGCGGGCCCAGTACCTCGACAAGATGGAACTCGAACGCGAACGCGGCATCACCATCAAGTCGCAGGCCGTGCGCATGCCCTGGCACATCAGCGGGGATGACTACATCCTGAACATGATCGACACCCCCGGTCACGTCGACTTCTCCTATGAGGTTTCCCGCTCGCTTGCCGCCTGTGAGGGTGCGGTGCTGTTGGTGGATGCGGCCCAGGGCATCGAAGCGCAGACGCTCGCAAACCTGTACCTCGCCATCGAGAACGATCTCGAGATCATCCCGGTACTTAACAAGATTGACCTGCCCGCGGCCGACCCGGACCGCTACGCGGCCGAAATCGCCGGCCTCATCGGCGGTGACCCCGATGACGTGCTGCGCGTATCCGGTAAGACGGGCGAGGGAGTGGATGCGCTCCTCGACCGAATCGTGGACCGCATCCCCGCACCCACTGGCGACCGCGAAGCCCCCGCGCGTGCGATGATTTTCGACTCTGTCTACGACACCTACCGCGGCGTGGTCACCTACGTTCGCGTTATCGACGGCGAGATTCGTGCCGGCGAGAAGATCCAGATGATTTCTACCGGCGCGAACCACGAACTGCTAGAGCTTGGGGTAGCGGCGCCAGAACCGCAGAAAGCGACAGGCCTTGCTGTTGGTGAAGTGGGCTACCTGATCACCGGTGTTAAGGATGTGCGCCAATCGAAGGTTGGTGACACGGTTACCACCGCGAAGAACCCGGCAACCGAAGCGCTGCCGGGATACGTGGAACCGAAACCGATGGTGTTCTCGGGTCTGTACCCGATCGAAGCGGGCGACTACACCGAATTGCGTGAGGCGCTCGACAAACTAAAGCTCGAGGACGCTGCCCTCAACTACGAACCCGAAACCTCTGTGGCGCTCGGATTCGGATTCCGCGTGGGCTTCCTCGGCCTGCTCCACCTGGAGATCATTACCGAACGGCTCTCTCGCGAATTCGACCTCGACATCATCACCACCGCGCCCAGTGTGACCTACGACGTCATCACCGAAGACGGAGTGAAACATCACGTCACCAACCCGTCCGAATTCCCCGAGGGGAAGATCAATGAGGTTCGCGAACCGGTTGTGCGCGCCAGCATCCTGGTGCCGAAGGAGTACATCGGCAAGGTGATGGAGCTGTGCGAATCCCGCCGCGGCTCGCTGGTGTCGATGGAGTACCTCTCCGAAGAGCGCGTTGAGCTGCGTTACACCCTGCCGCTGGGCGAGATCGTGTTCGACTTCTTCGACCAGCTAAAGTCGCGAACGCAAGGGTACGCATCCCTTGACTACGAACCGATCGGCGATCAGGCCGACGACCTCGTGAAGGTCGACATCCTGCTGCAGGGCGAGAAGGTGGATGCGTTCAGCGCGATCGTGCACCGCGACGCAGCCTATAGCTACGGCACGATGATGGCTGAACGCCTGCGCAAACTCATCCCGAGGCAGCAGTTTGAGGTGCCTGTTCAGGCGGCGATCGGCGCCCGAATCATTGCCCGCGAAACCATCCGCGCGATCCGCAAGGACGTCCTCGCGAAGTGCTACGGCGGTGACATTAGCCGTAAGCGCAAACTGCTCGAGAAGCAAAAAGAGGGTAAGAAGCGGATGAAGATGGTCGGCCGTGTTGAGGTGCCGCAGAAGGCGTTTATCGCGGCCCTTTCGGGCGACGTCGAAGAGAAACAGAAGTAA
- a CDS encoding thiamine pyrophosphate-binding protein, whose translation MANPSASTRIGGDLVLETLQALGAELVIGLPGQHALGLFDALRRVNIPYLGARVENNAGFMADGAARMSGTVTPLLLSTGPGALTSLAALQEAAASSIPVLAISAQIPVAGLGGGRHGYLHELPDQSASFRGVVKHVRTVRNIVQIVSGVEEAWQIAASVPQGPVLLEVPQDVLLEAADRIPKPTRRSPHLPQLAAPPEVIDYAASMLREAERPAILAGGGVARAGDAAQAALVDVAEWFDAPVVTTIGGKGTFPLDHPLSAGGFIEDIATTELLENADVLLVIGSGLGELSSNYHTFAPTGRVIHLEADLGKLGANHKSTGIHADAALALPALAEAVKRTESNAGTKHGAERAKTLVRTVNDRLDAQPLERERALLEAIRRATPDTVASCWDMTIAAYWAWSVWEPRGGEFASAQGAGGLGYGLPAAIGMAAACRVTNETGPVLAVSGDGGALYSIAELAVLAQEQLPVVWLIVDDGGYGVLRSYMNATFGGATATELARPDYVALAKSFGIAAESVDAENVGDALARAYASGKPAVVVVATHLDLFEPTHLERLAE comes from the coding sequence GTGGCAAACCCGTCCGCTTCGACACGTATCGGTGGCGATCTGGTACTCGAGACCCTGCAAGCGCTGGGCGCGGAACTGGTCATCGGCCTGCCCGGTCAGCACGCGCTCGGACTGTTTGATGCGCTGCGTCGTGTGAACATTCCCTACCTCGGTGCACGCGTAGAGAACAACGCCGGTTTCATGGCTGACGGTGCCGCGCGCATGAGCGGCACCGTCACGCCGCTGCTGCTGTCGACAGGGCCCGGAGCGCTTACCTCATTGGCTGCACTTCAGGAAGCGGCCGCCAGTTCGATCCCGGTGCTGGCGATCAGCGCGCAGATTCCCGTTGCCGGCCTCGGCGGCGGTCGTCACGGATACCTGCACGAGCTGCCCGATCAATCCGCGTCGTTTCGCGGCGTGGTGAAGCACGTGCGCACCGTGCGAAACATTGTACAGATCGTGTCGGGAGTCGAAGAAGCTTGGCAGATTGCGGCCAGTGTGCCGCAGGGCCCGGTGCTGTTGGAAGTACCCCAGGATGTGCTCCTGGAAGCGGCCGACCGCATCCCGAAGCCCACCCGAAGAAGCCCGCACTTGCCGCAGCTCGCTGCACCGCCCGAAGTGATCGACTACGCAGCCAGCATGCTTCGCGAGGCTGAGCGTCCGGCCATTCTTGCCGGTGGCGGGGTTGCTCGGGCAGGGGATGCAGCACAAGCAGCACTCGTGGATGTGGCGGAGTGGTTCGACGCGCCGGTGGTCACCACGATCGGCGGCAAAGGAACGTTCCCGCTTGACCATCCGCTGTCAGCCGGCGGGTTCATCGAGGACATCGCTACGACGGAACTCCTTGAGAACGCCGACGTGTTGTTGGTCATCGGCTCGGGGTTGGGTGAGCTGTCGAGTAACTACCACACCTTCGCGCCGACAGGCAGAGTCATTCACCTGGAAGCAGACCTCGGCAAGCTCGGTGCAAACCACAAGAGCACCGGTATTCATGCGGATGCCGCGTTAGCGCTACCGGCGCTCGCTGAAGCCGTGAAACGGACCGAATCGAACGCCGGCACGAAACACGGTGCTGAGCGAGCGAAAACACTAGTACGCACCGTCAATGATCGATTGGATGCACAGCCCCTTGAGCGGGAACGCGCGTTGCTCGAAGCGATCCGGCGGGCGACTCCCGATACCGTCGCATCCTGCTGGGATATGACCATCGCGGCCTATTGGGCGTGGTCGGTGTGGGAACCGCGCGGGGGAGAGTTTGCCTCGGCTCAGGGCGCTGGTGGGCTCGGTTACGGTCTACCGGCCGCAATCGGTATGGCAGCAGCCTGTCGAGTTACGAATGAGACCGGTCCAGTGCTTGCGGTGAGCGGCGATGGCGGTGCGCTGTACTCGATCGCCGAGCTTGCCGTGCTCGCGCAAGAACAGCTGCCGGTGGTGTGGCTCATCGTCGATGATGGTGGCTACGGTGTGCTCCGTAGCTATATGAATGCAACCTTCGGTGGGGCGACCGCAACCGAACTTGCTCGCCCCGATTACGTCGCTCTTGCGAAGTCATTTGGTATCGCTGCTGAATCAGTGGATGCCGAGAACGTGGGGGACGCACTTGCGCGGGCGTATGCATCCGGGAAACCGGCGGTCGTGGTCGTTGCTACGCATCTCGATCTATTCGAACCCACTCACCTTGAGCGGCTGGCGGAATAA